The Dermacentor silvarum isolate Dsil-2018 chromosome 3, BIME_Dsil_1.4, whole genome shotgun sequence region ACCCgcagcgggcatttcacgagcttCGGCAACGcatgcaagcgcctcccgtgcttgcacacttcgatgaagacgccccgacgatattgcatacagacgctagtaatgtcggtctaggggcggtgctcgtacaatggcaggacgacagcgaaaaggtgatcgcttacgccagtaggacactgtcccgagcggaggctaactactccaccactgaaaaagaatgcgtcgcaatggtatgggcagttctgaaatttcgtccgtatttgaacggtcggtctttcaccgttattagcgatcaccattcgctctgctggctcattaatttgaaagatccttccgggcggcTCGCACGTTACTGTCGCATACGAGTCAGGAAAacggcacgcagacgccgacttcctttctcggtctcctgttgaggcggcagcacaagacgacgacgacacggTCTTTCTGGGAGTCGTGGACACCGccgatctttcacgccagcaacgggatgacGTTGAATTGCGgccgctgattgattacctggatggacgaaccaacagcgtgccgaggctatttttaagagggctggcgtcatactgcttgcgccgcaACGTACACTACAAAAGAACTTCTTCCctagcggcagcaactacttactcgttgttccctcatcgcttcgacgtgaaatcttacacgccGGCCACAACGATccgaccgctgggcacttgggctacactcgcacattggcacggatTAGGCAGAATTGCTGCTGGCCGAAACTTGCTGTGGTCGTTAAACATTATGTTCAGACatgtctggattgccagcgccgcaaaccgcCTTCCGTCAAGCCAGCTGGCGTTCTGCAtcctgttcaagtacctgccacaccatttgcacaagtaggcatggattttctgggccccttcccaacgtctaTTGCCGGCAGTAGGTGGATAATCGTCACCACGGATTATCTCACTATATATGCCGAGACAggtgctctgcgacggggaacagcagatgaagcggcgcaattttttcttgaatccatcgttttaagacGTGGCGCTCCCACAGTAGTATCACGAACAAAGCTATtgcgttcatggccaagtttttggacatAGTTCTCcgtttaagtggtaccgcccaccgAAAGAgcacggcctatcaccctcaaacaaacgggctgacggagcgaCTCAACAGGACACTCGCTGACATGATAAAcatgtacgtcgatgtagagcacaagaacttGGACGCGGTTTTACCGTATGTCACCTTAGCGTACAATACGGATCGTCAAGAGACCACTAGCAAGACACCCTtcagcctcgtgtacggccgtgaggttacgacaaccttagacgcaatgctccctcatgaatttgatgacaacgagacgggtGTTGAAGACATCACACAGggagcagaagcagctaggcagcttgcacgttggcgaatccacgaacaacGGGACTGTGACGGCAGACGCCACAATCTTCGGCACAAATCCTtaacatacaacatcggcgacgAAGTGTGGGTCTGGAGACCTATTCGCcggcgtgggctctctgaaaagctcctgcgcagatacttcgggccctacatagttttccgacgcatcagtgacgtcacctacgaagtcgttccggagGGCTCTCgctgttcaaagcgccgacggcatttacccgaggtcgttcacgtgcttcgtatgatgccgtactatgaagactgacaagactgcacagttctttttctttatcgcagtttgccaTGCCTTtgtcatcgggacgatgattttttttctacggggggagccaatggaacaactatattgccgcgcgtatgtgccagtggggacgaggttgaagaaGCGCgagcttttaggttaagcgtagaGACGAAGAAGAAGGCGTTGGTTTTGTTGAGAATTGATAAGgtgtccttgttggtgctgctccacgtcctcgtcgatcccacgtcgttacaatatgCGTACTTACCATTATTATACGTCTTGCTGGATGCTCATTGCCTGTGGATTTTATTTGCCCTTATTGCCAACAAATGCTACTGATGCTACGGGGTTGAGAACAGGTCATGCTTCTTAAACAACGTATTTTGTTTCTCGATACTTCGTGAGCTTCTAACATGATCAGCATCAATATGATTTCTGTATGAGCCTCTTACATGGCGTGTTGAAATGTGCATCAATTCAACAGAAGAacccaaaaccaattttaggcaCGCTGTAAATACTAATAATGGCATATTTTTCCAGGAtgtcttttttctttgttgtatTACACAAGGTGAACTAATCGTGTTTAAAATGCTTATTTTGTTTAACCAGAGCAGGTTTCTCGATTACATATTCGATCATCACTGCACATGCTACGATCTCGCGAATACCCTGTTTTGATGTTAGTTTACTTGCTGTCTTTGACCAAATCCGGTGACCGAGAAGGTAGGTATGCTTTTGGCGTGGGCATTCTTTGTTCTTTGTAACTTGACGCACTTTCCGAGGGTTGTGTATGTACATATGTCTCCATCTATGTCTCCATCTAACCGTTTTACTTCCTACATAGGTAATCCGTGGGCGAACAGGTAGCGCATCGGCTACCGTGCCGGACGAGGGTTTCAGGGTTTGAGGGTACCGTGCCGGACTAGGGGACGAGGGTTTGAAGCCAGCCAaaggaccaacttgggtcactgagtttgtagcaatgtgtacatacgctcagctcttcaacgaacctctatCTCGCCGTGATCGGTCACTGTAGAtgtgggactgggtaggtaccgctggtCGAATGAATCTTGAGCACTCAGTATCTGCCGCTTgctctgtgctggtcttcaagaAATagctttgatgccaacttgggggACTAGTGAGTtagtgccagtaggtgtgtgccgctctacaataAACGAATTCTACTCCAACTTGGTAACTAGGTTTGTGCCACTCTGCAATGACGAAAAAGACAGCTTAAATGCTACCGATGCTGAGAGGAATGGAACCGACGTCACAAGAGTTCCTCCATGACAGCATCTCAACGCGTTAGCAGGCTGCGCCGCAAATGCACCGGGTATGTGCCGCtgtcaatgaacgtctttcacgccaacgctttcgcgagctgcgctgtgaatgcgtCGTGTATGTACCGCTCTTTATTGAAACCCTCGCCAAATTGGGTCGTTGACTGCGTGTGCGGAACAATTCTTGAGGTTtttgcaggcaccggcgcgccatgcttctagtcttggaggccacgcgcggacttcttgGTTGCGCCGATAGATGGCGCAACGTTCCAAGAAGGAAGCGCGAGAGTCCGGTTGCAGCATGACGTGTTTATCAGGcacgccgtgcatttcggaggcaatGCGCAGGCTTCTTGGCGACGACGCTAGATGGCGCTGAGAGTTCTTGGAAAAGCGCGAAAGAGATATCCCGCTGCAGTACGCGCCTCATACGCAAGTTGGTTCGAAGGGGGAAATAACTTGTGTGGCTATACTGATTCAATACTAAACTCGTAACTGTCGACAGTCGTCGTGGGATGGGTACCGCAGAACTTTTTAAATGCTACTAAGCACGACGTCTCAAGTTTAAATCACGGCTGCGAAGGTGACATTCCAACGAATACGGAATGCAGATATATCTATGCACAGCTGccagcaatatgaaagggaacggCGGATTTTTTAACGACAGTAACTCGTGATGTGCAGGTTCAAATTTAGGAACCTGATGCATAagaatttgttttcattttgagCAATTAGTGCCAGTGAACACTTCTATGAAGGGCATGTGTGTTTAGTCTCCTACAGGCGCATAAAAAACATTTGGTGCTCCCTTTCAAATTGGTGACGACTCTAAACACATTTAGCATCACGTCAAAATTCATCCTGCACTCTGTAAGACACTTTCGGCCACCACACAAGTCACTTAATCGAGAAGATGCCATCGTGTGGCGACAGCTACAGACCAATTCATTCCCGTGTCTCTTTTGCCTTCATCTCTTCTACCCCGCACAATATCCCTCATACTGTCCCTACTGTGGAGCGAAGCCCACAGTATATCCATGCACCTGGGAGTACTCACACCCTCTGGCTACTCCCCTATTCCTTCACCTTCACCTTCCTCCTGGTagactgcgctgaccagctcagacccgcaagagcagcgacggctgatccagcgggcacgcGCGGTGGCGCGAGCCAATGGGGCCCTGAATTAAGGGCTCCACCTTACGAGGAAGTCGCCCCACCTGATGAACAAtaaattttttctctctctatgtaAGATCTCTCCTCACATTGCGTAAGTGGTGTTTCTTTGGGACATTGATCCGCACGCAATATTCTTTCAGTGTTACTTTCAGTTCGTGTGCACCGAAAACTTTGTTTCATTGAAATTTCGACGCCAAGTAGAACTTGTGATTCATTTTAGGCTACCGCACGACAATACACAGCCGCCTTACTACTCGCGCGTTCTGGCACTTTCTCTCGCCAAAATCTCCAATTGTTTCGCCGAGGTCCTTTCACAAATTTTTTCTCAGACAGAAGGCCCGCACGCTCAACACATTACGGGCACGCAATAGAAAATTATCCTGATTCACTCGAGATCAGCGAGAACAACGCACTGCACATATCGCCGTGGCTGAATTGATCTCGCGTTCTGATTCTGAGCAGGAGGTCTCAGGTTCGCTGCCCGCCGACCACTGCAgcacttttcattgcgatagcgattatatggacactccaggcacatttacaccgtcggcgtcgccgccttgaggttccgtataaagtccaccgGTGATAagatcgttgccgcgcgccgtatgttctatgtccgagtgaaagcgtacgatggtgagccggcgatcgccgctcaatctcgcgcaggcaacggcgggaagcgggaaggaagcatcCCAGCTTCCAGTCGCGCGCgacgctctggagggagggtaggggggtgggagggggggggggcgtctacCCTGCGCCGccggccgcaaggctccgggggcacggtagggggggggggggaggccacGTACTACGCTGCGCGCTCCTGTtagggcggctgtatcttgaaagccatttgcggcgggggcagagtccttgcTCCCTGCGCTGTGTATTCGCGGCTTAGtgcgcgttgatgcgagcggcgggacgaaggtcaattcgctcgctgctgtggccCCGCTTACTCACTACaacgctttgacagcgagtttccgcggtcatcgagtgagatgcattcatgtgtgccggtgcgcgcgtgacaccatgcttgttaattcagtcagtaagcgaatgtttacaagtttatacaatcgataaaactactatccttccttcgtatggctgtctactcattttctatcgcaatcgatgcattGTTTTTCGGGCGATAGTGCGACGCTTTATTGCATCGCTCATCGCACGGTGCATTAACCTTTTCTCAAGtgtctttgtcaacctccaagtttcaacACGATATGTTGGTACCGGTATAATGTAATGATTTTATACTTTTATTTTCAAGAATAGCAGTAAGCTGCCGGTCATAATTTGGGAATGCCATCTGTGAGCCCACCGCTTCAAATTGTAGCAAAACAAACGGAAATGCGCGGCACGGGTTATCTGGGATTTCGTCTTGACGAGCTCGTTGCCCACTGCTGCAGGACCTTAAGTTGTGGCCGTCAACGGCTCACACGGAGCGGGATCTTCGCCGCAAATAGAATAATCACGTCACTGGCACTCCTAACCACCGCACAGCTCGGGGAGCGGCGAAAACCACCGGTGTCACATTAGCTGTCGCGCTTGACATTGACGAGGGTCTTCAATCCTCCTTCTGCGGTGCACTTTCCTGGAACCACCACAGGCATTCTCGCGAGTGGCGAACGGGCGGGTGTCAACACATTAACAGCTTGAGGGTGCGCCGATTAGTTAAGCCGGCGGCCTCTCCTAAGGGGTGACAAACGACGCTGTTCCGCCGTCTGACTTCGGTACCGGTGCTCTGGCGTGTAGCATTGGAATGTGCGTGGTTCGGGTCGCGACAAGGGCAATTTTAGTCGCATGATGCGGGTGGATGCGCTGACACCTTTACATTTTGTGGGTGCGCCATCACGCGCGGGCCAGCGTGCGGTTTTTTTTAGAGCCGCAAGAACAATGGTCGGTTTCGACTCAGATCTGAGGCGCCGGGGGAATGTTTTAGTCATACGGTCCAGACATAGGGTCGACGTTTAGCTAGAGAACAATTATCCCTTGCACCTCACTGACAGGTTTACTCGCAAATCGGTGTTTGTTTATCGTGCCACATGACTTTAGCCTCCTGGAAATTTGGTGGCTTTGCGCAGGTGATCGAGGACTGGCGAATAATTGCGACGTTTTCCGGCGTATACGTTCTGCGCGTGTATTTGACTTGTCAGCAGGTTATTACCCCAGCCGCGCTTGCATGTCGTTTCTTGGAACTTTTGACAAACATGGGTGGCGTGAACCTCGCCCCTTTATTGCTGTATAAAGTAGATGAGGATTCTACACTGTGAACTGTGTTAAAAAGTGTTCTTGGATGGTTGATTATTCGGCTGACCAATCATGTATTTAAGGTCTAACAAAGGAAGTTTGGTGAACTGAATGTATAGTAAGAAAACACGATAGCACTGATTCGTCAGAAAACATTTGGGGCGGAGTGTTGGGTCTAGAAAATGCGTATCCAACGTTCCGGTCTTGGTTGTGGACCTGACTTTGTGTGCTAAGCACTATCTGCACTTCCGAGATAGGGTTTTCTTATGTTGTCCAAACCAATGTTGTGGCGCTTTCTTACAGATGTAACGTTGCAAACATGTAACCTTGTAACCAAGCTATCTAAAGTATTTGTCAATACAATGTTTCTTCGTCCATACATCAACGTCTGCGTCCTTCGAGCCGGAGTCACCTGCAAACCCACCTGTGCAGATCGACTTGTAGCATAAGTCCCGAACGCCAAGAAGGTAGGGGGGGGGGCAGAGAACAGCGCATCATCATCGCATCATTTCATTCCAGCCATAGGCAATTGTAAACTTCCCTCTGATAATCAGAATCACTTGTGAGTTATTGGCGCAGATCAACGTACTCTTGCACCGATTCTAGAAGCTGAGTGCCAATCATGAATTCTCGTTCTCTGACCAGGCTATAGAGCGATACTTATCTCttttgcataataatcttcaatccTACTCTTCCACTTtgtcggctaaggtcctcaatcatatgtaCCAAGTCTGCTCCAGCGTTGCTAACAGTTGGCTATACATAATCTGTTTAATTGTTATGGCAGCTTTATACGACCGCGGTGGATACACACTGGCACCTGTCTCCGGACTGTATGCGTATATAGGAGCTGCATTTTAGACAAGTGCTTACTTTCGTTATTCGTATGTACCAAATATGTCACACACTCCCTGCCTTCATGCTTACTTTCTGCAGAGCGGGAGCCTGAATATGTCCCCTGAAGCTTGTCGTTTTTGGCCATGATCATTGTGATGGCGTACCACTAGTGCTGTTGCTTAGTCGAATACTCACATTAGAGTACTTCTTCCACCTAGGCGACTCCATCATGGCCATGAAGACGTCGAACACGGTCAAGCAGCCAGCAGAGAAGAGAAGGAAGCATTCCCCGCCTGGCGCCAAGAGCGTCTCGACATTCTTCAGAGCATGGCGATGATCCGCTATCCAGTGGAAGGCGAGGAAGGAGTACACTCTCTGGAAATGACCTTCCGCCTGCACGAACCGTGTGACGTCCTCGTCCGCGACGATGTCCAGTTTGCGGTACTCAATCCGAGGGTCCGCGCGGTTTTCGCCGGCAAATTTCAGCATAGCATCTGAGTTGTCGACCGCTACGAGCCTCTTGCACGAAGGTGGCAGGCGTGGCAGCAGATGCTTCTTTGTGAAGCTGCATGTTTAGAACATTTTATATCACTTGCAAGTTCCTTCATTGCACTCACTCACTAAGAGTCTAAATGGAGGCCGCAAGTCGTCGACAGATAATAAAGGCAGTAGCCGGCAGTTAACATTTATCTCGATTTATGCGCAAGATGTAAAATTGTGAGACGTGAGCGATGGttcaaaagaaaagaaggaacacAAGGAACATCGTAAAGCAGAAATGAAACAGCGTAAGCGAAGTCAGCGTGCGTGTTTCTACAGTTGacactattgtttttttttcacttttttcctGTCGCTTGTTGGTATAATGAATGCGCCTGCCAAGTGGCACTCATCACTAAAACTATTATCACACTGTTATATTCGCACAAATAACAATTGCAGCCGTAAAACGGCTGAGCATGAGCACTTCTCACTTCACCTCTCCAACTGCAACGAACAACGTTACAACTTCTACGTCTACGGACTTTGCTAAGAAATTAGGGTTCCGAAATGAAATGACTGTTCTCCTCTTCGTACTGTGCTTATAAAAGCTATTTTTCTTTGCATGCACTATTGTCTCATAAGGTCCAGAGTTGTAATAAGCTCGTTACAACACGTGTGAGGATAATGTTCCAGCTGTTATTAATGCTTCCTCGATAACGCAGAAATAAACGGCCAACGTAATTCAGCCTACCAGCCCTCACCGTACCTTCCCGAGCCACAACCGACGTCGAGGAACTGGCTTTCCTCTTTAGTTCGGGCCTCGTCCATTGCCTTTCCCACATTGAGGTCAGGTGTATCAGGAACGCCTGCTCGAAAGAATCCAGCAAGGCAGCGATGGTGGGGGCGAAGGGTGCAATGACTGCGTCGTACAATTCCACGCACCCCGCCACACCATACGTGTCCACAGTGTCACTGCTAGCGTGATGTCTCGGCGGCCCCGCAGTAGACATGCTGGTATAAAAAATAAGCATGACACGTCATACCACTGACGTCACCTATCTAATTGCGCTAATCAACGTTGATTTTCTTGAGCTAATCGCGCTAATCAAAGTGATTTTCTGGGCGCAAGAACCAGCTCTGGCCTAAGAGCACCGAACACATGGTGTAATAAATGGACAATTATACATGAAATATTGATGTAGCGTGGCTGTAAGGGGCCGAAAATCATTTGTTCTATAAAGGTTTATTTTTCACGAACCTCGCACTTTCATCAATTAACTTAAGTCGTGCGCGAACCAACATGGGGTGACCACGTACTAGACATTTATTTAACAAATTATCCAAACCTTGCTGCGACACATGTACTAGAACCGATAAGTGATCATAGGGTGGTGCAATGTTCCTTTGCATTGATACCtgccgagcaaaaaaaaaaaaaaacgcttaacctttcactcggccgcgcaacgcttgaaacagcgaagcggGGTGATCGTAGCGCAGCATTTTCcgcaagtgcgcgcgaacttttcatcttattactcatgttgatgataatttgttttcgcgtgtctcggacttacggccgtcactgcgcgttgcatagcgcagcttgcaaaaccgtcaccgcgttccaggagacccgctccgtgaatgcgtctctctctcgctctcatagcgcgcaaaacgtcgtcacctctaagagcacgagcgtacgaacgcgccagctgtggacgaagacgacgatgctcgaacgcaatcataaaTGCAtactctgcaggcgtggctgtaaagcctggtggttacgacgctcaccttgggaccgggggtacgcgggttcgaatcccgccttgacAAGAAAGtgtattttctttcttggaagtTTCTTGctatgcaccacaaattacggctggcttaaacagcttcgctgttcaaatgCATTCTCAACTACGCACGCGCCGACATTGAAAGAATGATTAGCCTCATTCACAGCCGACTTTGCAAACACTTTGCAAAACAGAACGGTAAATGACAACTAGCGCTTTTCCGCGATAAACTCAAAGAAGTTGAAACTGTTTGTGCACCAAAAATAACCATCAGCTTAAGGCAGAACGATCCATGTTTTACCCGCGAAGTGAAGAAAtgcataaacaagaaaaaaaaaaagcgttcagaAAAGCTGCCCGAACAAATACTCCAGATGACCGGCAAAATTACAAAACCATAGCCCGCCATACAGAAACAGCAATTCTCTAAGCTAAAGACAACTTTCTTTAATTGCACCCTTCCCAATATAATAAAAACTGATCCGAAAACGTTTTGGCAACTAGTTCACCGAAAACCAAATCACCCTGCTCCCTTACTAATTGCCGAAAACGGAGGCTTAACTGAAGAGGTAGCGCGGAGCAGTTCAGCAAGTTCTTCTCTGCAGCTTTCACTGAAGAACTGCCGCTTGATAACACTCACATACTTGAACAACCATCTATTGGATTCGCTTTCTCATCCATCATGATATCGGAACATGGTGTCACTCATGCAATTGACAGGCTTCCTCGTAAAAGCAGCCCAGGTCCTGACGATATAAGTGCAAAACTTCTAAAACTAACCTCGCACTACTCTTCTGTTTTGGTATGTCTGTagcgaagaagtgccggttagccaggtgcatcacCGGCGCTTTACACACGGGGCCGGCCCTGACTGCTCGCAAGGTTTTCACCAATCCCTAGATACGGGATGCCTGCCGGAAGATTATAAATCAGCATTAGTAATACCGGTATTGGAATCTGGTGACACTGCAGACCCTAATGATTATAGACCTATATCACCGACATCTATTTGTTGAAAACTACTGGAACACATGCTGTTATAGCCTATCTTAACGCATTATACCAATATGGCCTATCTTAACGAAAATAGCCTGCTCCTCAATAACCAACACGGCTTTCGTCAAAATCACTCATGTCAGACGCAACTATGTCAACTTGTAaccgatatttatttatttattgaaaatcttTCAGGGCCCAAAGGGACTACATAAAGGAGTCGGGAAAAAATTTCACATTTTACATTCACATTTCCCAATTCACATTTCTTTGCACAAGTATGTTTGCACAGAGGCAATTTTCAttgacttttccaaagctttcgacagggtgcctcataatcggCGGAAACTGAAAGTTAGAAATCTACAGCTTGACTCTAACACGACGCGATGAATTGAGGAGTTCCTAACTATTAGATTTCAAGTAACCAGTTCAAATAACTACTTCAGTGGTTTTGTAAACGCACTCATGGCACTTCGGGAGTTCCTCAAGGATCCCTCGTTGGTCCACTGCTATTTTTAATTTACATCAATGACATCGCCGCTAAGGTTACTTCACAAATACGTCTCTTCGCAGATGACGGCGTCTTGTATAATGAAATAAGCTGCCCTGCCGACATCACTGTTGCAGTCTTATTTAACATAACTTACTTAATGTTGTGAAACATGGCAGATGGAAATGAACATAGCCAAAACTAAACACATAAAATTTGCTTGTATTACTCGGTTTACCTCTCACCAGTATAAAATACGTGGTATTACTGTTGACTCAGCATCTTCAATCAAATACTTGGGTGTTCTGTTTACTTCCAATTTAAGCTAGAATGCCCACATTGAACACATTACCACAAAGGCATGTAAAAAACTTGATTACCTCAAATGGCGCTTACACCTTGGGAACACAGATAGCAGACCTCACCCATACAGTTGTTTTATCAGGCCCTCCTTGGAATATGCATCCATAATTTGGCCACCCCCATTATTCTAATCTTACGAATCTCCTCAATTCAGTCAAAAATAAAGCTGTGTGGCTCATCTTGTCTTCATATACTCTCGCTATCACAGTGTGTACGCCTTAAAGAAATCACTGAATCTCCCTTCTCTTGACATGCGCAGGAAATTAACACGGTTGTCGTTCTTCCATAGCAGTTATCACAGCAACATTTCATTCGCCCGAGCCCATATTCTTCCCGCTCCTCAAATCTCGACATGCGCAGACCATGTTCATAAAGTAAAACCCCTATTTGCCAGGACTAACGGGTATCAAAATTCGCCTCTAGTTTTATCTATTTCCGAATGGAACTCACTACCTTCAAACATTGTCTCGCTTACGGAATCATCCTTATTTCAAGCAGCACTGCTAACCTTAGAGTGTATCAACCTGTCATAACGCGCATATGCTTGAATATTTACTTTAACAGAGTTTTCGTGTGCGTAGTATGGTATGTTTATCCGTTTCATCTGATATGTCTTTGTCATACATCTGATATGCATTTGTGATACATCTGATAAATATTTCAACCTATATTTTTCGATTGTATTTTTAAACTCCTGTTCTGATGGGAACTGATAGTTTCCATCGCGTTTTGACTTCGTTTGCGTCTTTCACTTGTCAGATGTTCTATAAACTCAGTTTTccgttcctttttctttttgtttctgctCGTCGTTTGGGTCATTTTTATTGTACATAATGACTTCGTATAttatttacattgtacacgttggACTTACGTTTACCAtttcctctccccccccctcccctatgtaatgccctaacgGGCACTTagggtacttaaataaataaacaaataaataaaattctcAATTCGTTAAAACCGTCATGACCAGGAATAGCCTATCGTAGAACATATTTGATTGAAGTTACAACGTCGTAGCTCCAAGTGTTAAATTTTTTGGTATCTTAAGGACTGGATAGGCCTTTCACATTTCGAATTTGATCATCCGCGATGCCTGTTTTCGGTTGAGTATTTTAGCCCAGGCATTCAAGGTATCTGGAATGGAATCGGTACTCTGTCTACTGTTTCTTTTAAAACGGCTCTTTATTTCCCATTACGCTGCACTTGCTTAGCCATAGTTTCGGGAAAGCCACATTGAGAATTATTTCCATTTTTGCATTTAGGGCAAATCAAATGATAACCTCGATTCGCACGATGTTCTGCTACTCGCCGGCTGCGAGACCGTTCCTTTGTTCTCCTAGTAGAAAGCGATAGGCATTACGACACTGAGGCGCGTGTGAGACCGTGTGGCGCAGTGAAACACATCTACGCACAATTTCTATGCGACGACCCTTCATTAAGTGCTGTATACATGGCAGGCTAAATATTTCATAATAATTGAAA contains the following coding sequences:
- the LOC119445466 gene encoding juvenile hormone acid O-methyltransferase, yielding MDEARTKEESQFLDVGCGSGSFTKKHLLPRLPPSCKRLVAVDNSDAMLKFAGENRADPRIEYRKLDIVADEDVTRFVQAEGHFQRVYSFLAFHWIADHRHALKNVETLLAPGGECFLLFSAGCLTVFDVFMAMMESPRWKKYSNVINQRPQFNVIPLLA